Sequence from the Bacillota bacterium genome:
GCAGAAACACCCCTGTCAAAGTCATTAAGATTGGCCGTAATGACCCCTGCCCATGCGGCAGCGGCAAAAAATATAAGAAATGCTGCGGGAATTAACATTTTATGATAAGCCTCGCAAAGTACAGTCTAATTTACGTTAAGGATAATAGCTCCATATGCTATATCAAAAGTGAAGAAGATAGTATCTGCCCTGTATGCGGCAGTCCGGACCTGAAAGTTATTGGCAGTAGAAAACGTCGTGCCTGGCAGGGCGATGGTGAAAGAATGATTCTGGTTGTCCGGCGGCTCCGGTGCCTGAACTGCCGCAAGATTCACCATGAACTGCCTGACATACTGGTGCCCTACAAAAGGTATACCAGTGCGGCTATCGAAGCAATTATTGATGATAACACCACCGAGATTTGCTGTGAAAATAGCAGCATATACCGGATAAAGAACTGGTTCACTGAAGCAGAGGCATATATTGCCGGTTGCTTATCTGCCATAGCTTTTCGGCTGGGTCTGGAAACAAAATTCAGAACCGGTCCGGCCCGTAAGCGGATTAAGGACATGATGGGTGAAGCAACAGGCTGGCTGGCCAGAACTGTCCGAACAATAGTAAATACAAACAACTGGCTGCATACCCGTTCTGCATTTATGTCCTGATGGCTCTGATATAAACTCATGTTGAAACTAAAAACAAGGAGGAGTTCAACATGAGAGACCAAAAGAAGGCAGAAGACATTGCCCAGCAACGAATGCAGCTTTTATCGCCATTGTTGGCCGAGGGTTTGGATCCTGCTGAAGCCAAAGAAATCAAGCTACGGATATGTGAACAAACAGGCATATCCGAACGCACCCTACGCAGATATATGGCGCAATACAGGGGAGCAGGGTTTGCAGGGCTAAAACCCAAAGGTAAGGGTCAGCGAAGAACTGAAGATGCCATCCCACCCAATATACTTGAACAGGCCATTCTGTTGCGCAGGCAAGTACCTGGCCGTAGTGTAGCACAGATAATCCAGATTCTTGAATGGGAAGGGTTAGTGGAACCTGGCAGAATCAAACGCAGTACCCTTCAAGAACACCTGGCTAACCGGGGTTACAGCTCAAGACAAATGAAGCTGTATTCCAGTACCGGTGTTGCTGCTCGCAGGTTTCAGCAGCGCTGGCGTAACAAGCTGTGGCACTCAGATATAAAATATGGACCTTATCTTCCCATTGGTAAGGATGGCACTAAGAAACAGGTGTATT
This genomic interval carries:
- a CDS encoding transposase; its protein translation is MISLAKYSLIYVKDNSSICYIKSEEDSICPVCGSPDLKVIGSRKRRAWQGDGERMILVVRRLRCLNCRKIHHELPDILVPYKRYTSAAIEAIIDDNTTEICCENSSIYRIKNWFTEAEAYIAGCLSAIAFRLGLETKFRTGPARKRIKDMMGEATGWLARTVRTIVNTNNWLHTRSAFMS